Part of the Perca fluviatilis chromosome 22, GENO_Pfluv_1.0, whole genome shotgun sequence genome, AGAAAGCCACTCCGCCGCTGGTTTTGCCAGTGCGGTCTTTACGACACAGTTCATAATTTTCAATGGAAAGAAAAGAATCAGGAATACTGGGAGTTAACCATGATTCTGAGATTGCCATTACATGTGCTTTCGACTACGCAAGCAAGATTTTAAATTTGTCTAGTTTGGGAGCAAGGCTTTGGGTGTTTAAGTGGCAGATTTTAAAGCCTCTGGTGCTACCAAGTTGACTTAGATTAGTTGGACTTTTTCTTGGATGATTTTCTTTGTGCTTTAACTGTTTTGACTATAGGACAGAGAGAAGATGTTTCGGAAGGTAAAGTCGGAAGAAATGGGGGAGTGAGAGTAGTCAGAGCTGGAAAACTAAAGTGGGGAAAATAGTCGCAAGTTGTAGGTAAAAACATACGCTGTGGTTGCGGTACAGCAGTAAAAAGTCTGTTGCAATAGGAGGATATAGGATAGTTATTAAAAGTCTTGATGTGCTTAAAACGTATTTAGACTTGTTTTCATCAGAGTCATTTGGTTTAACGTCAGTTACCCACCGGTGAAAGATGATAAGTTTGAATGGAAAAAGACAATGGCTGATGAGAAGCTGGTTTGCCAGAGTTCTCGAACACAGACCTCTGGTCAGAATAATGTGGGCAGTTGACCGGGGCGCTGGTCCGCGGTGCAGAAAACTCCGCCGACGGCCGAGTAGGTGGCAGTCGGGCATACTCGTtcagacctaatgacctcaacgccacaagaactagaggagagcgactaggcaaggtgtaattttgtttgtttgtttcttttgttttgggtgggagagggtttttgttcttgttcaatttgtgtttatCTGTTCTATGCACCACTTGACATTACCTGGCATGTATTGTGGAAATTgttatgtatgtctgtatgataaatggtgctaaaaaattataaaacatTGATGAATCCtgtattcggtgcatccctgctgTAAATATGACACTTCATCATAATATTGAAACCCCAATGTCAATTCAAATGTATCTTTGTCATAGGAATTGTGACACTTTTCTTCTGATAATGTTGCAGAACATAGTTAATATGCATGGCTTAATAAAGTTGAGAAATTCTTAATTTCACGCTACTATGACACACTGCAGATTGGATAGATCAGAGATTGGATGTGTCAGCAGCTTCGGGTATTAAGTGCCAGTTTTCCGTTGTATGGTCTGAtcctacacagacacacacatctcatATGACACATGACATGAATTAAAAAGAGGATTTCAATAACAAGGCAGGTTTTATATGTGAGCAGGGACCGCTCAGGTGGCAGCTTCTGGATGACTTCAGAGAGGACATATTCCAGGCATTATTGTTTCATGGAGGAAACACCTGTAGACTGTGTGATGAATCATGACACGTACTGAATGTGGAGCATGTGAGTGTTTGTTTTAGATGACTTTGCATAAGCTCATGACCCCTGTGCTGGGCTGAAGCTCCTTCAATAGTAGCTTACACAAAAACAATGCTACTGAAAAAACTCCCCAGAGAGTCAAGTCTTTAATTAAAACAGGGTCAAATCCAGCACGTGAATGGCAGACTCCGCCATTACTGTATAGACAGGTAGTTACAGAATGTCAATAAATTGAGTGcttgaaaagtgggattttgtTTAATGAAAATCTTGAGAATTATAACTTTAACATCAGTACTTTATTCTTTAACTGACACCAGATAAGATGAGAGGCAAGTTAATTCCTATACTGGCAGAATCTCTTTACTGCAGTGTTCCATTTGAACCTTTGTGCCATAATGGTCAAATCCGAGCAAATGTAAGGAGGCTAGTAAAGCCAGGTGGCATTGTTGGTTTACATATCGTAGAATATCTCAAAGTTAATGTCATAGTAATTTAATTCTTAAATATTGTGTTATTTTATGATGTAGAGAGCACCcaaataaatcattttgtgagtTTTCTAGCAATCTGACATATACTTTCACAGTTTTTTGCTTGAATCTAAGAGTTTATCTAAATTCATTATGTGTTAAGTGTTaggcaaggttttttttttttaatcaaatcaagAGATACACTTTTTTGGCTGAATCAAACAGAAGTCAACAGACAGCTGCCTCGCAGAAACACAGGATTTTAGTTTATCAAAAGGTCTGTTTTCTGTGTACTTGCTTTGTGCATGCAATGAAGGCAAGCAACCACTTATTTTAAGAGAGATTTAATCAGTTCCATAGACAAAAGTGTGCAGGTGAGAGCTGACAAACTTTGCTttggaagaaaataaaaaagcagtGCTTGGTTTAGTTTGCCTCGTGGCTGTTGAGGACTGCAGTTCAAAGAACCAATGAAGTGTGTACATTAAATCAAGCCTTTCCCCAAAGGAATTCACTTCAAAGCATCAGTGTGTATTTCTCACTTGTCTGGGTAATGCTGGAGAGGCAATGCAGAAACAGTAGACAGCACAAACAGAGAGCATGACTGTACAGTGCGAGGTCTCAATGTCAGTTCATAGTTCTGTTTCCATTGAGAACCCCCTCTTTGTGAGTATTAACAGTAATTCATAGAACAGGATCTGATAAGTTACACTGTTATAAAACAGTCCCATGAGGCTCAGGTAGTCACACAAGAAATGTAAGTCCCAAAATGAATCATAGTATTGCCTTGTCTTTTGGTTGCACACCAGTGTATCTGTTCCAGTGGTGACAATCAATTCTGTAACTCAACAGTAAGATCAAATTTGCAGAATCAATATTAAGTCCAAATTtggcttctttaaaaaaaatccaagccATCATACGGTATTATgttaaaatatttaacaaaTGGTGTCCTCTGAGAGTCTCTTTTCCCACCAGCTTAGACTTCGGTCATTGCCTCTGATGCTTGGCGGATACTTTGGCCTTCAGCAAAGGTTCAGTGCTCTGACAAGATTCTCCGAGGTCAACGCTCCGGATCCATGCATGTGCTTTAAAGAATGCACCAAGATTTGATTGATTCTCCCTCTGGTCAATTTACCCAATAACTGATGTCAAACGACCACAGTCCTCTGTGTCTTGAAGGAatagacattttgggaaatatgcttattcgctGTCTTGTCGGACGTTAAATGAGACGATTGATACCACTTTCATGCATGTACGCTACATAAGAAGCTACAgtcagcagctggttagcttaacTTAGCTTAAGGCTGGAaacaaggggaaacagctagtatggctctgtccaaagctaACAAAATCGACCTACAGTACTAGCACCTGTAAAGCTCACCAACTGACATGTTTTATCTTGTTTGTCAAATCCGTActaaaaccaaagtgtaaaagtGACACGTTGTGATTTTTCACATCATGTTCCCCCTGTTTccattctttatgctaagctaagataaccaGCTGTTGGCTTCGGCTACATATTTACAGTGCAAGAAAAATAAGTATGTCCCAAAAATGCAACTGTTAAGTTGAACAGTTGAACATGTTGAGTCAATGTCAGAACTGTGAAAAATCACATAACATATTTAAATATGAAAGAAAATGTTACTTTGTACTACCAGGTACTACTTTCCTCATTTCCACAGAAGGTTAAGGTGGTTTGCGGCGCCACTTATAGGGTAATTTGACCAACCAACCAAAACCTCTGTGCACTCCTTTGTACAGTATAGTTTTAGTGGAGAGGTTGAGATCTTGAACTCCGTCCTTCATCCGCTCTTCTCCATCCTCTTCCGTCTTCCCCTCCTCCTAAGCCAGGATATCACTCCTCTTGCTGCACCAGACCACCAGGGCGATCATGGCCAGTGTGAGGAAAACAgggatgaggatgaggagggtTAACGTGTCATCCGGCGGGTCCACCCATACCACCTGGTCCATGGTGCAGTTGGAGAAAAAGTGCTTGTGTATGCGGATAATGTAGCTCTCCACCAGCGGATTGGGCCAGTAGCAGCTGACCATGTGGGACTTTGACTCTGTGCAGACGGTGAAGAGGTGGTACTCACTGTGGAGAAAAATagttggaaaaaaagggaaaagattAGAAGAAATCACCACTGACTTCTGGTTTAGCTGCAGTATTCCCAAAGGATCAAATGTGTGATTTCTGACAtttgatcttgttttttttaaagatagtaTATGTATAAAGTACTGCATGCTATTAGAATGTCTTAGGTTCCTCTGCAGAGAGCTCAGGTCTTTTATGTTGAATAACGATCTTAATTATATCACCATCACTTTTAAGGTACTTAAATGGAGATAGTTCAAGGGATAAAATTACTGAAAATATATCGCAGTGGAGGTGAACAGTTAGCCATCTATTAAGACTCAAATTATCGAACTTAATATACCTCAGGTTCTCTGAAGGGCACACAATCATTTAAAACCCTATTGCAGGTTTAGCTAGTATTAATGAAAGCATTGGAGGTTCGGTACGTAATCCATCATTGTGACTGGGGATTTACtgccttttactttttttggccTACTACTCTCCTCTATTTCAACAGGTATTCAGGACCGTTCAGAGCCTTCATGAAGCTttccaggcttaaaactctGCTTTTATAAATTCATTCAGCCAGCCCTAATCCCTCTTTCGCCATCCTGAATTCTCAACCTCCCAGGTCCAGATTTGTTTCTCTTGACATCCAGGAGCCATTGGTATTCTCACCAGCAGAACAGTGAATTGAGCAACAGTTACATCGTCTCCATGTATGGCCACACTGGCTCCAAATATGCAGATGAAAAGTCTTGTTTACATCATTTGGACTTAATTCTCTAAACTGTATATCTGCTctacaaaacttaaaaatgCAGTAACTACAtcactgtaaacccagatttagttgaaattaaagtttttagtggtcactacttattctttcatgttttgttaaaaacattcattactaaattacattagttgtttgtaataatcagcttaagtatgcagtgcacagatcatATTAAGTAGAGATAACTAAGGATCTtaagtttctgtatgggaggggcggggtcatTTAAACTGTTCTGCGCTGAAGCgatgcaaaggctcatgggaagAACAAAAATATGTTCTGAACGGGTTCTGTCCTAGTTAAAGGTAAAACCTAAATTGTACAACAACGGTAAAACCTAAATGTAAAATGCTATAGAACtttaacattataacatttAACATCACATTTCAAGCCGCCACCCTCTGTACAGCACATAGAAGTTAGGCTGTAGCCATTGTTTTAGAAGACCTTTGCTTAGGTGCTGCAAATCAAATAAACCCAGCATATTCACATATTGTGTGTATGCTGTATGGGGCAAATTGGGCAAAAAGGCCCCACATGCCAGTGATAAGAAAAGTGTTTTGCTGAGAAAAGCATCCTGTCAAATCTGAACTCAGCAATACTATATTATTGAAATAGCAGAAGCTtatatgtttgtgtggaaaCTGGAAAAACTAGATTAAGATTTTAGATTAATGTTGTAAGATGCAGGAAAAAGGACAAAGTCATCTTTAGTTATTGATATGTTCTATCGAACAAATTAAAAGTTGAATAGGGATTTTTCAATGCACATGAACACATCAAATCTTTTCTGAACATGTGATTTATGCTACCCCTAACATAAAATGGCAGCCAAGGGAGAGTTTGGGGgatgaagaaaataaaaggatggagagggaaataaaaaaatggaactATCAAAGCTTTCCGGCAGAAGTGATCGCTAGTTAGCATGCAGGACTGTAGGGAATAACAGACTTTTGAAGTTACTCCCCAGATGTAATACACAGCAGCTAACATGTTTTCAAGCTGTCGTCGACACATAATAATCAGCTGGGAGGGCAAATAAATAGCTTAAGAAGGTTCATTGTCGATTTACAGACTGAAGGAAGAACTTGGTATTGAATACTTTATATACTGAGACTGTCCTCCCTGAAAAACACTCTCATAGGCTGTTAAAATGTTTAGTGGTGGCTAGTTCTAGTGGCCTCCCGTAATTATTACTGGAGAAAAGCGAGAAGTAAGTTGacgaagtataagagcgccaaattccGCATAAAGAGGACTTTCTCCCATGAGATCAGGGTTTTTGTCCTGTTTGAAAAACAaagtaaatgtttatttatttatttacagaacAAATGGAACTACGTTGCGTTCTGCATCACGTGCTTAGCATTGAAGTTAAGTAACGTGACAGATGATTTTAACCCAAGCCAcgatttttttctaaacttaactagccTAAGtaattttggtgcctaaacataaccaaactttGACCGTTTCACACCGTTAACAACATGTTTAAAACCGCTCCCGTTACATTCTGACGTTTTATGATACGA contains:
- the LOC120552310 gene encoding receptor activity-modifying protein 3-like, with the protein product MDTNEFAVLKLFVVGILVNAWMMRGLSAADSFNIEPTPPRPRKACNESRLKWEVEVCGEEFKRDMGHIDPHYWCNLTHFISEYHLFTVCTESKSHMVSCYWPNPLVESYIIRIHKHFFSNCTMDQVVWVDPPDDTLTLLILIPVFLTLAMIALVVWCSKRSDILA